A stretch of DNA from Cryptococcus neoformans var. neoformans JEC21 chromosome 13 sequence:
TTTTGAGTGCTTGACTTTGAAAAGCTTCAAAAAAGCCTCAGtatccaccatctccatttGATCTCTCTCCTCATTGACCGGCGGATCCCCATCGCCCTTGATAAttttcatttcctcctctccaacaacagcagcctGGGATGGCTCGATCTCAATTTTCAGACCTTTGACCTTGCTCTTCAGCTTGTCGGCCTCTTTAATGTGCAATTGCTTATCATGAGCAGTCAAGTCATCCTCTTTGATAAACTTGGTGAGTTTCGAGTACTTTGACTTGCACTGGACGAGGAGCTTGCCTTTATCCGTGATCGAAATTGCTTCTGGGGCATCATTGGTTTCGGTGACGAACGACGATGGAGGCGATGATGCCTTCGAATGAGCACCGCCTTCATGTTGGGGCACGGAAACGGTAGCTTCAGCGTCCTTCTTGTCGCTGATCTGTTTTGTTATAGAGCCTCTCGCTTCCTTGATGACGTCTTTTGCTTTGCGCCCTTGTTTATTTACTTCGACCTCATCCATGAGCGCtttaatcttcttctccaccctaTCTGCCTCTTTCATCATTTCCAGCTTTTCTTCATGCATCAAAGAAGCTCCACTCAAAGCCTTGGCAATGGCAGCATATTTGATTTTGTAGTGCTTGATCGCTTTGTCTTGTTCACTAGTAATGTTTTCGGGAAGGGGTTTGTCGTACAatcgaggaaaaggagcCGGAGGCAATACTTCAGGCGATTTCGTTTCAATCAGAGGTTTTTTTGTTGGCTTTTCATCTTGGCACTGGATTGCTATGTCGACAGCTGAATGACTGATGTTGGGAAAACGTTGATCGCCCAAGGAATGATCCGGGAGGTATGGTTCGTCCTTGTCCTCATTTCCTACCACACTTTCATCCATCAAAACGTCAAATACTGGCTCTTGAACCGGACGAGCTATATCCATAGGCATTGTCTGAAAAAATTGTCCCTCCCCTTTGTTCTCTTtgattcttcttgcttcttcgGCTTTTAGCTTGGCATTGACGGCCCTGCGTTTCCCTTTATTaaacttcttctccaccaagGCTTCTTTCTCTGCAGATGGCAGATGGGTTTCTTGGACGTCATCAATTACCCTGCCTTTGTCGTTGTCGGGTCTCTGCTgtacctcctcttcatttttACCATTTGCGAGACCCCCCTGATCCCGTTTAGCAGTATCGAGGGCCTGCATAGCTATTCGTAATTTTCCTtctgtcttcttcactgTGGTTTTCATCCGATTCCTCTCATCACCATTCTCAGACGTTTTGTACTTTTTGATGGCTCTATTGTGATTTTGCCGATACTCTAAAACATATGTTTCAAGTGCCTTGAGAGCCGTTGATTCATTTGATACAGTAGAATATGGGGTGGGAGTAAATTTGGCGGTATTGTCTGCAGCAGGAGTCGTATCACTCTTGCCTTCATGTCCTGCATGTTCGGTTTTCAATGGGCTGTTGGTCTTTTTCGAAAGTTCGTTCTGACCTCCTCtaatttccttcctctcactTGACCTTGGATCATTCGAATCACTATCGTCCCCGGTTTCCAGCTCCGTGTCCTGCAAAGCCCGGATGGCCtgcctcaacctcctctctGCGCTTCTCGCTTCTTCATTCCGTCGTGTTCTTTCGCCCTGTTCCGGACCTTCTCCTTTATAACTTTTTAAAGCTTGGTTACATACGGCTTCGTACTTTTGTACATACGTTTTGAGCGGGGATATACATGATTCTAAGATGACAGGGCCAACGAGGGTAGGATGAGCAGGAGAGCTGAGCTTTGTGGCTGTGTTTTGCACATCACTTGAGGAGTGATAACCAAGGGACCACCATTGCGGACCTGGAGGGTATGTCATCCATGGATAACGACAGGGAAGTTGAAGATAACATCCATATGGAGAGACCATATGAGGCAGCTGCTGATGACACGGTCTGTTCACCGATGTATCAGGCAACCGGATGTTATTGGCAAGTGGAGGGCCAAAACTTGCAAAATAGTTGTCCACAAGATGATGCTGTTCTCTAGCTGGATCTTGTAGTGGAAGATGACTCGTTGCGTTATATTGAAGGGCGGGTGCCTCCTGGATAGGCTTGGCGTCAATTGgcttttcatctttcctgTCAGTAACAGTAATGACCTCTGGCGCAGGAAGGTCAACTTTCTTTTCCGGGTCGGCTTCGTTCGTAGAAAATTCCTCATTCATTTCTTGGTTGGCGGAGTCCGCCTTGGGCTCTGAGTCAGTGTTTTTGTTTGTCGCGTGACTCTCAGCTACGAGCTGTCGTAGAAGTACCAACACTTCGCTGGCCACTGGATTGATTGCGGCTTGTTCTGTCGAACGCACTGGCTCCAACTTATCCTTGTCGTCTTGCTTGATCTTTTCAGCATATGTTGGGTCTGGTTCGACCCTTTCTCCCCTTGTCATCGTCAGACTCTCCTCCGTCTTGCTCCCCTTCTGCCTACTCAGCAAGTCTCTGGCAAATATCCTCACTCGTTTCTTCTCTAATGTCGGCGGCTCTTTTTgttcgtccttcttcagtTCTTCTGCTCGTCTCGGCACTCTCGCTTCCAGCTTTTTGGTCGAGGCGAAAAGCGACTTGAATTTAAATTGGGGTTTTGGAGGCCGAGGTGGTGCGGGCGTAGGTGGAGTGGTTTCCTCTCCACTGCTATCCGAATCAACACCCAGAGGAGCGTACATGTAATTTATTCCTTGCTATGAGGGCTATAGCTAGTAAGCATATATGCATCATAACCAAGTTGTCCTACCTGGGCATACATCGTGCACTTTCGAGAATGTTCGTTCCTTTTCGGAACTTGCGTCAAAGGGCGACGCCAATTACGTAAAATGTTCGGAGGTGGTCGTCATAATATAGTCGTGGTGTTTTCTCGGTGGTTCTACAAAGTGCGATTCAATTCCCATCTCCATTTATATTCGGACGCCAGAGGTTTGCCTATCTGCAGCTGAATCTAAATTTTCCAGAAGAATATTAGCATGGTCAATAACACAGAATACTATAAGGTGAGTATGTCTATCTGTCCAGTGGCACACTCCAGCTGACATTCGCAGACCCTTGGTCTTAGTAAAGATGCTTCCGAAGCCGATATCAGGAAGGTGTGTCGTTTCTCATTTCCTCAGTCGCGGGAATGATGACTGACAAGCTGTCGATGTCTAGGCTTACCGAAAAGAATCACTGAAGTGGCACCCTGACAAGAACCCCGGAGACAAGCATGCCGCTGCTGAAGAGAAGTTCAAGAAAATCAGTGAGGCGTATGAGGTCCTTTCAGATCCTGTGAGTTTACGTGAAGGAAGTCATTTCAACCTGTACTAACAAGTACAtgcagaaaaagaaggagatttaTGACCAATTTGGTGAAGACGGTCTCAAGGGAGGCGGCGCTgccggtggtggtggattTGGCGGTTTCCccggtggtggtggtggtggctaCAGCAGTTTCCACGCTACGGACCCCAATGACATCTTCAAGTGAGATTGAAGTCATCCAGAATACTGAATTCCGGCTAACTGTATCTCGCAGCACTTTCTTCTCAAGCatgggtggtggaggcggcggTGCCGAAAACATCTTCACTTCCTTTGGCGGTGGAGGGTCCAGCCGTGGTGGACCGCGAATGCGTTCATCACGAATGGGAGGAGGCATGGGCGGTATGGGTGGTATGGGCGGCATGCCCGGTGGTTTTGGTGATGagccctcttcttccgctccccctcctccgGGAGAAATCATTAAGCCTCTTGCACTCACTCTTGAGGAATTGTACAAGGGCGGCACCAAGAGGCTGAAAATCACCAGGCATTTACAGAGCGGCGGACAGGCCGAGAAGATTTTGGAAGTTGCATACAAGGcgggatggaagaagggcacCAAGATCAAGTTTGCTGGTGCGGGTAACGAGGATGAATATGGACAGTCTCAGTACGTTTGATCGCCTTATCGTTTTGACGGATGCTAACGTTGCTTTCTTCAGAACTGTCGCCTTTGTAGTTGAAGAGAAGCCACACAACCGATTTGAACGAGTAGACGATGATCTCgtcgtcaagctcaacatCACCCTTTCCCAAGCCCTTCTTGGTCCCGATGGTGGCGGTGCCATCACTAAGGAGGTTGAGCAACTCGATGGAAGGAGGATACAAGTTTCCTTACCGGAAGGTGTAAGTTCGCATCATTTTGTTCACGATTACCAATGTTGACCTTATCCAGCAAATCGTCCAACCTGGACAAGAAACGCGTATTCAAGGCGAAGGTATGCCTGTCTCAAAGGCCAGTtcagtgaagaagagcggaGATCTTGTTGTCAAGTGGAATGTTGTCTTCCCCACCCGATTGACCCCggaacagaagaaggactTGAGGAGAATCTTGGGTTAAGACTATAATTAAGAAAAAGAATAGAGCACGAATGAATGGGACATAGACATATTATTTTGGAAGAATTACGATAAAGCAAGCGAGGGAGTCCGTTGTCTGTAGCTTCGAATACAAGTTTTCAATCGTTCATTTCTTTACTTTTAATGCATTGATTGTATGACTTCCCCTCAACGAAGTCTGTTACGATCTGTACCCCCACATCACACCATTTTCCAAAAGAATGCGAAATACAAAAAAGGGCCCAAGAGTTGTTACAAGTAGCGAAGCAGTGCTTCACGCAAGGTTAATATCGTTCAAGGCACAGCACACTGCCGCTCTAAATTACCAATCAGTCATACTATCAACGTTTGAGTGAGTAACGACAACTGACCGATGATGCCCATCGTATTGCCTCACAGTCTCCCCAAGGCTCAAATCCCATAGCCTAGCTGCATGATCGCTCGAGGCTTAAGCACTTTGTCAGCTCTCTCCATAGCGGTTTGGCAGATCGAAGGCTTACCAGTCACGAGATACGCGGAGTCCGCGCTAAACGCCGCATCCCAGACCCATCTTTGGTGGCCTGTCAAAGTCTTTTCAAGAGTATAGTCTATTCCCGCCGTTGACCAAATCTTGACAGTATGATCTGCTGAACATGTCGCAAGGTATCTAAATAGGACCGCATTAGTAGATTCagattgaaaaggaaaaatgCTTACTTGGTGTCGGGGCTGAGAAGACAACGAGTGATGTACTTTGTATGGGCTCGGAAACTGGTGACAGGGACGAGATTAGCGTTGGCATTCGGCACTGGAATGATACGCCAAACGTAAACCATCCCCTGTTCAATCAAGAGTCAGTTGTTGGACTCGAATGTGAGAACGGAAGATGAGACGCACGCCGTCATTGGCAGCTACGAGAGTATTTCCGTCCGATGATATACTAACGCTTCTGATAGGTACATCTTCATCCGGTACCTATCCTTTGTCAGTATCTGTTTGTGATATGAACAACGGGAACGTGTCTCACAAGTTCGTGTGTACATGTGTTCTCCGCCAAGTCCCATATCTTGACTGATCCTGACTGATCACAGCTTATCAATTCTCCTTGATTCGGGTGGATTACAACGTCGTTGACAGGGCAATCATGTAGGTATATACGTTGAGTTTGAGCCGTCCTGTACCAGGATGAATCCATCAGCTATATTATCACATGGAGCAAGGGATCAGAGTGATATACCGTGTGTCCCACACCTTGACTGTTCCGTCTTCGCTACCCGTGACAATCCATTTCCCTAAAGCGCTGTATGCTAGAGCAACTACATTCCCGGTATGGCCTTCAAGGGTTGCTATCTGCAAGATAAGTTCGTCAGTCATATACATTCCATGATGTTCTGGCGTACAGGAGTGTTCGATAATGACTGAATATCCCATATCCTAACCGGCATCAGCTAAAACAGCTCGAGGTGAAATGACATGCCAACTTACCGGACAGTACCATTTCCAGCAGCGGCTACATACGCCTTATTCGGACTGATAGCTAACCTGTTCACTTGTTTCTGCATCTATCTCTCAGCAGCTATACATCTAGCGATCTGCGAAAAAAGATGAACGGACCCATTGTGGTGAGAGTGTTATTTGTCGATAGCAAATACCACTCCACGCTTCCCAGAATCTTATGGTATGATCATCTGTATGTAGCCCGGTCAGCACCCACCTCTCACTCAGTTACCCATCTTCTCATGTCCACATAGATTTATAAGCTATGAGCGATACTTACATCCAGCAGTACAAAGAATGACGCTCATCTCTGCCGCTTGAGCTTGTGCGGCGGCATCTGAATTGTAGCCTTGTGAATCCGGAGCGTGAGTCTGTGTGGGTGCTGGGGCCATTTTCGTTGATTCTTCCACTTTGGTTATGGTTGACCGAtgaaagttgaagaaggtttCTCGTTTgcaaggaaagatggatcTTGTGTGGGTTTAATAATTGATCGCACTCTATCAGGCGTATCAATCAGTCTAAGTCTACTAGTATTATAGCCGAGGATGTCTTCTGTCTTCtttatttattatttaCGAGTAGTAGTTATTAATGCGGACATAGCCGCCAGGTAAGACCTAAATAACACGCACCTATAAcacaagaagaggaagtagtggtggtggaatgTTCGTCTATAATAAGGatgtcttctcttctcttttcatGCAGAGCGTGGAGCTAAATAAAAGCTATCATTTATAACAAGAGCAGTtcttcaagaaggaaagaagggctTCAAAGTTGGGAGGACGcagttttttttttttggcacACCTTGGTTGCACGTGTCACGACAGTGTGTAATCTCAATTTATTCCATTAGGGTACTGGTGTCACTCGGCTGTTCTCTTATAAGGTAATCTGATAGATGTAATGTACTATTAATACAGTCATAGATACAGCGGCGTCGTGAAAGGAAGTTTAATTAATTATGAACCCCTCGTGTGAATTAGCATGCTCACAGCGCGATACAAGACCGAGCGGACATTTGACAAGGATCCGTAAGGATTGCAACAGGTCCCTCCTATTTTGTGTTGGGATCCCATGCATGTAAATCCTAGTTATCCAAGCAATACCTCGTAGATTATACTATGAGATGTGTCAGCGcaactcatcctcattaTTCCGAGCTAAAGACTTACACGCCAATGTTCACAACTATCAAAGGTACTACAGTTCGATATCAGTTCAATGTGTCCGATACACTAACGGCGCTTTCCTCTGTGGAAGGGAACCTGACAACAACTCACTCCGCATCAATGTTCTGGTCGCCCCAATGAGGTTCACCAACTTCGCCTTCACTCCGGCCCCTTCTGACCCACTTGCTCCACCAAAACCGGCAGTGTCAAACATTTGTGGTGCAGGCGAATGGCCGAATCCCGCATTGGCTGTTGAAGATACACGGGTAGACCATCCGACTGTTTGGACGCGAGCGGGTTGACGGATTCattggaagaaagaaaacgGAAGCATGCCAgtcagcatcatcatctgatgAGAAATTACAGAGACAGACGCACTTCTCGCAAGGAAACGTTCTTCATTGAGGATGGCGATAGCGTTTGTGAATAGGAGCCCGATGTAAAACAGGCTGCCAAAGTATCCAAAGACCATCGAATAGGTTGCGTTATTGATTGCGAGACCGTAGAATGAAATGTAGAAGCTTCAGCAAAACGCAGTTTCGCGGCGCCTTGGTGGTGTTCTTTCAATGTTAGACTTTGAAACGTTTGGTCGGAGTAACTGTAACTGGGTCGGTTACAAGACAAGAAAAGCTTgggcaagggaaaaagCAAGAACTGACCGACAGGACGAACGAAGTGCGTAAATATACGAACAAAACCCGCCGCGGTCGCAGCGTCTTGTGGTCAAATGTTATGATGTCAGGACTTGTACAAGCTGACAGCTGATGCAAATATTATCTCGATACAACTACGCAGATGcatggaaaaaggaaaaggaactACGGAAGAAAAGATTAGAGTACAAAAATAGACAATTCATAAGAGTCAAAGTAGGCATAATAGTTTGTAGTTTAGAATTGACGATCACTCGCTAGCCGCTAGAAGACTTTTGATTTTTTACGACGATGTTGGAACGATGGACAAGTGATGAATAAGTGTTCCTCGTGAATTGCTTGtttcgttgttgttggagtAGAACTGCAGACGATTGTTTATGATGGGGGATAGACTATAATACTGCTGCGCTAAAAAGGAGTAATTTTCTTTTCGCCCCCATCCCTTTCCCGAGCCATGGCATTTAGTGGGGAACGCGAAGAGATGAATTAATTAGAGGCAAAACTCGCGGAAGAGTTGGCGTGGTGGCCAAATTAAAAGCTGCCGCCGGTCGGCGGTGAGCACCTTTCTTCAAGGACGGAATAATATAATAATGAAGatctgttcttcttcttaaATGActtgcttcttcgtcttctctATGCAGCTCGCTGGAGAGTGAAGGCATAAATAAATATACACCTCCACCGGGAGTGACCATCTGCCAGCAATGCCGTACATAGAAACGATTTTAGACTGAGGGAGATGTCATGACGCTGTATGACGCAAGTTGCGAGATAGTGCCTCTATGACGTACTTCCTGCACTTCGTCTTCTCAACACTTCTTCACTCCCCCTTCCCGCCCCACCACCCGCTCCTATGCGTCAACAAATCCGCCTTATATATGTGCATGCATGCTGCCGTACTTCCCACtgactttttcttttgacAACTCAcacaaacaacaacatcatcaactCATCCAACATGGTCGATCTTGGCGCTCCTATCGGATCTCACCACTCCTCTAACATTCCCGCCTCAGAGCAAACGGGCTTCAACTCTGGTGTCGGCGGTGAACACGCTTCTTCTGGTAAGCTTTTTTCCTATAcctttcccatccatctctcggGACTTGACCTCAAACGATTCAGGCATCCCCAAAGGAACTCCCATCGCTGACCAGTTCATGGGCGGTCACCCTTCAGGTGCTACGGGTACCACCGCCGGTGTCGGAAGCAAGCTTGACAACTCTCTCGACCATTATTCTGGTTCTGGAGCAACTGGTGCTACTAGTACTGGCCATCACAGCTCTGGTCTTGGTTCAGGTGCCGGTGTCGGTGCTGGCGCTAGCACTCTCGGATCTTCTGGAAAAGAAGCTGTCAGCGGACAATACGCTGGCAGTGGAACTAAGGATGCCTTGACCGGTCAGAGTGAGTGCCGCA
This window harbors:
- a CDS encoding chaperone regulator, putative, with translation MVNNTEYYKTLGLSKDASEADIRKAYRKESLKWHPDKNPGDKHAAAEEKFKKISEAYEVLSDPKKKEIYDQFGEDGLKGGGAAGGGGFGGFPGGGGGGYSSFHATDPNDIFNTFFSSMGGGGGGAENIFTSFGGGGSSRGGPRMRSSRMGGGMGGMGGMGGMPGGFGDEPSSSAPPPPGEIIKPLALTLEELYKGGTKRLKITRHLQSGGQAEKILEVAYKAGWKKGTKIKFAGAGNEDEYGQSQTVAFVVEEKPHNRFERVDDDLVVKLNITLSQALLGPDGGGAITKEVEQLDGRRIQVSLPEGQIVQPGQETRIQGEGMPVSKASSVKKSGDLVVKWNVVFPTRLTPEQKKDLRRILG